In the Pseudorasbora parva isolate DD20220531a chromosome 23, ASM2467924v1, whole genome shotgun sequence genome, one interval contains:
- the aplnrb gene encoding apelin receptor B, which produces MNEMDNMTADYNQDYYDETGNNSMCDFDEWEPSYSLIPVLYMLIFILGLTGNGVVIFTVWRAQSKRRAADVYIGNLALADLTFVVTLPLWAVYTGLGYHWPFGVALCKISSYVVLLNMYASVFCLTCLSLDRYMAIVHSLTSTQLRTRGHMRASLATIWLLSGVLASPTLLFRTTVYDAETNRTSCAMDFSLVVSKQGQEAFWIAGLSISSTALGFLIPLLAMMVCYGFIGCTVTRHFNSLRKEDQRKRRLLKIITTLVVVFAACWMPFHVVKTMDALSYLNLAPDSCTFLNLLLLAHPYATCLAYVNSCLNPLLYAFFDLRFRSQCLCLLNLKKVLHASPASSLSSQKTEAQSLATKV; this is translated from the coding sequence ATGAATGAAATGGACAACATGACTGCTGACTACAACCAAGATTATTATGACGAGACAGGAAACAACTCAATGTGTGACTTTGATGAGTGGGAACCGTCATATTCACTGATTCCTGTGCTCTACATGCTCATCTTCATCCTGGGCCTCACCGGCAATGGTGTGGTCATCTTCACAGTGTGGCGGGCTCAGTCCAAGCGGAGAGCTGCGGATGTCTACATCGGAAACCTGGCTCTTGCTGACCTGACCTTTGTGGTGACTCTGCCTCTGTGGGCCGTCTACACTGGCCTGGGATACCACTGGCCCTTTGGCGTGGCCCTCTGCAAGATCAGCAGCTATGTGGTGTTGCTCAACATGTACGCCAGTGTCTTCTGCTTGACCTGCCTGAGCCTGGACCGCTACATGGCCATCGTGCACTCCCTCACCAGCACACAGCTGCGGACCAGAGGACACATGCGGGCCTCGCTGGCCACCATCTGGCTCCTCTCGGGTGTGCTGGCTTCACCCACCCTGCTGTTCCGCACCACGGTGTACGATGCCGAGACCAACCGCACCTCCTGCGCCATGGACTTCAGCCTGGTGGTGAGCAAACAGGGCCAGGAGGCCTTTTGGATTGCAGGCCTCAGCATCTCCTCCACGGCCCTTGGCTTTCTGATCCCCCTTCTGGCCATGATGGTGTGCTACGGATTCATCGGCTGCACCGTCACACGTCACTTCAACAGCCTGCGCAAGGAGGACCAGCGCAAGCGTCGCCTGCTGAAGATCATtaccacattggtggtggtgtTTGCTGCATGCTGGATGCCCTTCCATGTTGTGAAGACCATGGACGCCCTGTCGTACCTGAACCTGGCGCCCGACTCCTGCACCTTCCTGAACCTACTTCTGCTGGCCCATCCCTACGCAACCTGCCTGGCGTATGTCAACAGCTGCCTCAACCCGCTCCTCTACGCCTTCTTTGACCTCCGCTTCCGCTCTCAGTGCCTCTGCCTCCTCAACCTGAAGAAAGTCCTTCATGCCAGTCCTGCCAGCTCCCTTTCTTCCCAGAAGACCGAGGCCCAGTCGCTGGCTACTAAGGTGTGA